gttttgttttaaactcccttgttttgtttttattttgtgtccacAAGTTCCCCCTCACGTCCATAGCTGTTTTCCCAAttcctgtttgtctgtttaactatagtaatatttttaataataattattgtcttatcatgtaaacttgtacatatatttttgatgtaattttattgttaaccaaatgccattagtctatgactttttatttggtcttgtatttttatatgaaaataaaccaatattgaattgaattgaacaatacgtctctattgaataacaatggtatatttcgacattatatgaaagggctttacgaacttcacaaaaatggatatgttggtgaccttatcttgaccttttgatctgtctaaaccggaagtgactgtttttcaaagcatttaaaaatgctttaaaaaggtGTTATTTAATGGCTTCTACATGTAGGTTGAAGTGTACATCTTTTGATGGTTTACAATCAAATAAtacaaaggtctggtttaaaaaaaaataataccgaTGCCGTCACCAAAAATtagtgcgccctctagcggcaaattaaaaacatctaaaaatacactttttacTAGATGTCTGTGTCAGAGTTTCTGACAATTGTTTCAAAACTGGTAAACATAATCTCCTTCCTATTagcaacatacatgtatctgtggagtcttagcttgatgacgtcatcatgtgtcACGTGGTATTGCTTTATaggtgcacttttcaaagctgtgtgtctgccaaaccaaaagtttgactgaggtgaaacttTGTGTATTGTTagtcatgttgttttgacaatttttgcaattttgatcattattttattacaaatcttgagaacaaagcaaagtgcaatatttattttttacaccaggcttttacttttgtactcccggaaaccgaacaccttgtttttgttatgacaaaaacttaagtctagttgttattgtgaaatccaccctgccgtcgattttaccaaactctctttcttacttaggattaatcttaggacttatgtaggacgggttcagttccgtatccaaatacgtaggacgaagTGAACCTATCCCAAGTTAGTTAAAGgagggttactcgtcctaactcgagataggattagtAATCCTAGAGTGTCGTGAAATCAgctggcagtggacactattggtaattgtcaaagaccagtcttctcacttggtgtatctcgacatatgcataaaataacaaacctgtgaaaatttgagctcgattggtcgtcgaagttgcaagataactacgaaagaagaaaacacccttgtcacacgaagttgtgtgctttcagatgcttgatctcgagacctcaaattctaaacttgaggtctcgaaatcaaattcgtggaaaattacttctttctcgaaaactacgtcacttcagttTAGCATGACCAACATCTCTCTGGTTAGGTTATGCTTCTTGGCTGAAATGAAGTCCGATTTCGCATGGCTAGTGAGTGCCTAGTTGTGTTAGTTTATTTGAGTTTATAAgggtgcatgtcatgaatgaccagggaaatgttcggccgttgggtattcgctgcaatcataaatatACCCCATGTTCACCCTGTATGAGTTACTTGTGATGTCTACAAACTGATCTAGCCAAGAATGATTGATTTCCCTAAAGTCAAGGGGGCGGAAAACACACTTTGATTATATACCACACTCCTTGCCCTttcgatttatttattttactcattcttacaattattataaggtttaaaaatttaatatcaACCACACCAACATGactcgcaaaaaaaaaaaaaaaaaaaaaaagcagcagTATTTATGCAGATTAATAAAtttcttagggtgagtgttggctctgaaagagccggttgggtctcgacgtttcgaacataacactctgctcgtcttcaggagaaaaattTAGCATTTTATAAAGGCAAATcgttgtaccagacattattcaaatttaaCTCTCAAAATGGCTAAATTACCCAATTTCAAATGGACCGACAGCCTGTACCAAATACCTAGTCTGAACCTTAGTTGTCAacgggcccttttcgaaaccacgacttcGGCTGCAggttcggctcaggctagcttggccctgcgGTTGTTCACAACTTTGCGCTtgagacgagagaacggagcctgaatcCGAAGCCATGGATTCGCAAAGAGCCTAAAAGCTTGTTAGTTGCATACCATAAGCACGCCTACTACAGCTACCAGCACAGCTATACCCAAACAGACGAAGAGCGTTTGGGAACCATTTTTAGTGGTTTGATTGGTAGGTTTTCTAGTCTTCATCGGCTCACGCACCCTGTCCCAAACAGTAGCGATTGCGTCCCGTGCACCGGCCCACTTTCCAGGGCCAACCAGTCGGTAGTGGAACGATACGGCCGGACCGAAAACACATCGAAGGCTCATCTCTGGATCTGTgaaaaacatcttcaagaaatTTGGTCTGGCGCCAATTTCAGTCGCAATATTTTCCATGTACAGTAACGAGAAGACATGACGATGATGATTAGcgaagtttgccgccatttcTTCATCCGCCATTTTGACTTCTGCTGCAAGTTCTGACTGTGAAGGGAGCTTTGCTAACCCTTTAAAGACCCTCGCCGCCCAGCGAGCCTGCAGTTCGGCGCATGGACCAACCGCGCCGAGGGGTTTGATGTGGCCGTTGACTGAGAGCGTGTTGTGCTTCAGGCCCAGGGGGAAGACGAGCTTGTACAAGGGGACGTGTTGATCCAGGACCTGTAGTGCAGGGCAGTCGGTCTTGAACGGGAAATCGAAGCGATACCCGGTAGCAAAGATGACGAAATCGATGATGTCCTCGCGCGAACCGTCTACAAATTCTACCCCTGTTTTGGTAAACCTCGCCAGGTCCCCTTTGACGACTACAGAACCGTTCAAGATACAGCCTGGTATGTCTTCATTCAGCAGTAACTCACTGGCCAAGATTCCGAAGGAGGGTTTCAAAGGCTTTTGAACCATCTCGTATCGCTCCTCGAACGATTTCTCCAAGGATCTCATGACCATGCTCAAAGGACGGAGGAAGCGTCTTCGCATAATCGCTAACTCAATTGGATACCCCTTGGGTCCACGACGAGATGCTAACCACATCCCATGTCTTGCGCTCAAGAAAACCTAAAGAAatgagaaatttaaaaaaaaattgttgatttttttcgAACCACATCATTTGGAAGGGAATCTTTCACAAAACagtttatactgtcaacagcagGTGTAAAGCTTCTCACCAAGTTACTTTTTTATGGTCATGTTTGGATCTTTCCCAATCTTTGACCTTACTTTTTCTTTGTATGGCGTCCTGACTCACCTGTGAAGCTACACGGCTTGTTTCTGCAGCAGCATCACCTGCTGAATTACCAATACCCACGACGACACCTCGTTTGCCTTCAAACTCCGTCGCGGTCCTATAACCATTAGTGTGTGAAATCTTCCCCTGGAACTCGTCCATACCCGGAACATCTGGAGTGAACGGATTGTTGAACATCCCAGTACAAATCATGACGGCATCAAACTCTTGGCTAGTCTCCATCTCATTCTTGTGTTTGGTGGTGACCACCCACCGCCCACTGATGTCGTAGTCAGGAGCCTGTTCAAGTCGTGTCACGCTGGTCGACAGACGGATGCATTTCTTCAGGCCAAACTCATCAGCGTACATGTTGAGGTACTTATTCATGTAGGAATGGTGCATATAATTCGGCCATTCTTTTGGGAACGGGAAATCGCTGAATGCACAAGTTTCTTTGCTGGTATTGGTGACTGTCGTCTTGTAGACGGAAGCTGACTGGTACTCGGCATCAGTATCTCGATAGGTCCACAGTCCTCCGATGGAATCAAATCTCTCGAAGCAAGTTGGTTGAAGGCCTTCGTCAAGGGAGCATTTGATCGCTGTTAGGCCGGTGACTCCTGCGCCGAGAATGGCAACTGTTTTGCAACTTTCGGACATCTGAAATTACATGAACGGTAACAATTTAAAATTCCAGTGCTGTTGCCTGGACTGTTTGCCAATCAAGGTCTCAGTTTACTTCTATTGTATGTCACCCCTGTATCGTGCCGTGGAAGCGTTTGCTCCTGCGGTACCCTTGTCGTGGCCATGGTAAAACATCGAGTAAGGACAGGTCATAGAGAGGTCATAGACTAGTCCCCTGACTTACCCGCAAGGGTAACTGTGCAGAACCGGTGTCAGATCATtgcaattgtgtccaccatgcaatactgtccgctccggacacttttgcatatgcaatcgtgtccgaggctatgcaaaaaccgtccggcggacttgtacatgactgtacattgtatgttgGCGCGTTAAAGCGAGAGTCCCgcgcatgcactgaacctatacGTGAATACAGCATGAAttttcacgtattttatgattgcagcgaatacccaacggccgaacatttcccatgtcattcattaCATGCACTTGTAAAAAGAAAtagcgaacgtgttccgtcgaccaagggcatttatttactgcaaggacggttttgcacggagGCGGACACAatttgcatatgcaaatgtgtccgggcggacacaactgcattatGCCTAGGACAATACTgcttaccgaaagggtccaatggctttaagttgtaGTTTGTATCGTCGAATTAGTCATTACTCCACCGTTATTATACAGATAGTCAGGaaggtttttattgtcatttattaaAATTACAGCAATATTACAAATATTAACAACGCAAACAACTCGCATGGCTTACTGTATGAGTCTATCGtagaattttattttgttgtttgtcaTTTTCATAATTGTCTTGCACTGccatgttttattgttttcagaAAGTAGTATGCCAAATGTCTGCAGCatttaatcaaagaaaaacaaaacggaCAGATACAACTTTATACTCccaaaaataagaaaatgaTCAGATTGCATGTGTATTCCTAATTAGGGATTGTTCTTGCTGTGCTGGGGCGTCAAACCGCTCTGGATTTTCGTCGATGTCttaaaaacgcgaccaccttttgaaattattctcgttttattttatatatcttATACGTTTATATAGGATAAACTTAAATCATCGGACGGTTACAACAACTTAAATTTGCTGTAAGTAACAAGGGACAGGCGGATAACAAAATGGAAAATGTACAAAACAGTTTTAGCATTTCGTTCGTTCGTTAGTTGTgccaccaggggtcgatttcacaaagagttaggactcgtcttatctcgagttagcactcgtcttatctcgagttaggactcgtcttatctcgagttaggactcgtcttatctcgagttaggactcgtcttatctcgagttaggacgagtaactcgagttaggacgagtaactcgagttaggacgagtaactcgagttaggacgagtaactcgtcctaacttaggattaatcttaaggtctgcatgctacagtgcagggttgggactcgtcctaagtcctaagattagtcttttaaagttaagaagagtttttgagaaatcgacggctggaccgAGGTGTGTTCAAGCAGGGTGATGCTGCGCGAGTTACATAATGTGATATGCGGTGGTGCTTTATACGTTCATAGAGTAACGACAGAGTAGGCACTACTTGCACACATTTCCTTAAAAcacgtagccttgctcaaggctgtcgaattattcactccgaaaaaagaccgccgctgtgtaaaaacccacccgtattcactgtgcgtaaaacccacccgtattcactgtgcgtaacatcgcacaccacgatgcccccgtacactatccgcatgcggaggccgtcaggccgacacgTGTACGAATGCGATGACtcgtgtgaacagtattcgtgcgatgtgacagtgtgtatacgggtgggtcattcggtgtgatcgcacacaccatgcacatggTATACGGCGGGtaggtttacagctgcgtcttttcggagcgaataatgcgactgccttgagcaaggctataaaacatgttgccttggatcggtcgagttggtctttgaaaagcgtttgaaaccgttttttataaaatgcatatggttggaaagatgttgtaaaagtagaatacaaaaatccacacaaacatgcctcgaaattgcacggttttcctttttacttcgtcgactaacacggtcggccatttatggaagtcaaatttttgactcccataaatggccgaccgtgttggttcgcacagtaaaaggaaaaccgagGACAATGATAGCAGAGAGCCTCCCCAAACACCACCCAAAAAGCACAAAGACCCCTTAGACAATGAAAACCACTAGCACTTTTAACATACTAAAAATTCCCCCTCAGCTTCATACGAAAGGACTTGTACCCctccaaaatcaaaacattcctGGTATCCAAAGTGAGCTCTGAGAACATTTTAGGAAAGCGAACAATGGTAGAAAATTAATAAGCATCCGTCCTAGGTTTTAGGTGATGAAAAGTGAGCAATTCTGTGTGACGGGAGTTAACTTTAGACAGATTAGTTAAGTCATTCATAAAACTATACCGAGTGGACCGAGTACTGgtttcctgaaaaaaaattcGGGAAAATTAAAgccacttattttttttttttacaaacagtgGGGTGGAGTGTTATAACATATTTATTCTAATTTTGTAACATTAACTATACACGTTttattttgtgaacaaacactaacaatattacttcgaagtgatgtttctcaaaaagataCATCGAACTCTGTTGAATGCTCCCAACATTTTCGTATTGTACCCCTTTAATGACCCCGAAAAGCTTTAAACAAGGGTGAGACGTGACAACCTTGCATCAACTTAAAGCTGATTAAAAAATGCCACAAAAGTGCCCGCACAAAATATGCCTTCCTCCGAAATCACATCAACACTTACGTTTCACTGCAATGGTGTCTCCTCGTAGGCTCAGAATCGCTAAATAACACTCAGAATTTACTCTGGAAAATGGTGGAAAAGCTCTCGTGCAGGAATTTATTGTTCTCTTCAATACCCAATCCAGCCAGCAGCTTATAAAACAGGCATTGCCTCCGCAATCTGTACGCCCAAACTGCGCCCAAAATTGTATACCATAAACTTGATCTGTAAAAGTTATGCGCAAAACAGCCCAACTGGACTATAACGTGCGCACAATTTATTGACCTCTaaaggccccgataacgagaacgagaacgataacgataaaaatctgaggtctcgaaatcaaattcgtggaaaatcgtccttctcgaaaaccacgtcacttccgagggagccgtttctcacaatgttgtatactatcaacctctcccccatttaatacttgttaccaagtaaggttttatgctaataattactttgagtaattaccaatagtgtccactggcactgcctttaaccatagctcatttattattttgcttttgcCCTTGACCCAATCGAACCTACGACCGTTGGAATGTTTGtcaactagtcttatctcgagtataTATAGGACTAGCGTCCGTATTATATAAAACCTATAGGAGATATATTCTCTGTGGACCATCAAGGGGGACGTAGAGCCGCCCACACCAGACGATTGCTTGCAGACGGCCACAGCTGCTGTGCCGGTGAGTGGTGGTCGACTTCTAGCTGGCGCAACCAGGTGTTGCGCGGTCGCCCTCTGGGTCTGTTCCAGGCAGGGCCAGGACGTAGTCCCCCTCGAGCGTGACGCTCAGCTTGAGGGCGGCATGTGCTGGAGTGTCTTctggaagccgtttctcacaatgtttt
This genomic stretch from Asterias amurensis chromosome 9, ASM3211899v1 harbors:
- the LOC139942307 gene encoding flavin-containing monooxygenase 5-like, with product MSESCKTVAILGAGVTGLTAIKCSLDEGLQPTCFERFDSIGGLWTYRDTDAEYQSASVYKTTVTNTSKETCAFSDFPFPKEWPNYMHHSYMNKYLNMYADEFGLKKCIRLSTSVTRLEQAPDYDISGRWVVTTKHKNEMETSQEFDAVMICTGMFNNPFTPDVPGMDEFQGKISHTNGYRTATEFEGKRGVVVGIGNSAGDAAAETSRVASQVFLSARHGMWLASRRGPKGYPIELAIMRRRFLRPLSMVMRSLEKSFEERYEMVQKPLKPSFGILASELLLNEDIPGCILNGSVVVKGDLARFTKTGVEFVDGSREDIIDFVIFATGYRFDFPFKTDCPALQVLDQHVPLYKLVFPLGLKHNTLSVNGHIKPLGAVGPCAELQARWAARVFKGLAKLPSQSELAAEVKMADEEMAANFANHHRHVFSLLYMENIATEIGARPNFLKMFFTDPEMSLRCVFGPAVSFHYRLVGPGKWAGARDAIATVWDRVREPMKTRKPTNQTTKNGSQTLFVCLGIAVLVAVVGVLMVCN